One Deltaproteobacteria bacterium CG11_big_fil_rev_8_21_14_0_20_42_23 genomic window, AGCAATGGCGGTGATCATATCGAATCGATCAACATAGCCAAGATGTGCAATTCTGAAAATTTTGCCTTTCATCTCGGATTGTCCGCCGGCGATGCTTACGCCAAGATCGTCGCGCATTGTTTTTACCAGTTTTCCACCATCGATACCGTCTGGAGCTTTAACCGCGGTGAGAACATTGCAAGGATGTTTTGCAAAAAGTTCGAGGCCAAGTGAAAGCATGGCTTTTCGCGTTGCGTTTCCAAGCCAAGCGTGGCGCTTCCATAAGCCTTCCATAGTTTCTTCGTGGATCATTTTCATGGATTCGCAAAGTTGTGTATAAAGATCAACTGCAGGGGTGAAAGGATGTTCGCCGTTGTTGTGGCCTTTTCGGTATCGCTTTAAATCGAAGTAGTAGCTGCTGTTGCGGGTGGCATCAATTTTTTTCCATGCTTTTTCTGAGACAGCCAAAAAGCCAAGGCCTGGAGGAAGCATAACGCCTTTGTGTGATGCACCAACGGCGATGTCTACATGCCACTCGTCCATGCGGAATTCTTCAGAGATTAATCCTGAAATGGAATCTACCACAAAGACGGCATCAGTTTTTGCAACGATTGCTCCCATTGCCTTTACGTCGAAAGTTGCACCAGTTGAAGTCTCGGTAAGGTGCGTAAACACTGCTTTTGCTTGAGGATACTTTTTTAGGGCATCTTCAAGTTGAGCAGGGTTTGGAGCATCGCCACGTTCAACATGCACTACAATAGCTTCTGCGCCAAAGTGTTTGCAGAGTTCAACCCAACGTTCCCCAAATTTTCCGCCATCGATACAAATGGCCAGGTCTCCTGGAGCAAGCAGTGAACAAACGGCAGCTTCCATGGCGCCAGTTCCGGATGCAGTCATCGAGTACACTTCATTTTTTGTGGTGAATAAATATTTTAACTCTTCATGCACTGACTTAATCAATTGCATAAATTGCGGAGTTCTGTGATGCGGAACACCTTTGGCTCTTGCCTCGTGAACAGACGGCGGAATCATAGTTGGGCCAGGGGTGAGTAGATAATTCTTTCTGTAGCGTGACATATTGTTTCTCCTTGTAAGGATAGTGGGGTAGCTTTTGAGGACCGGACCATAGGTCTTCTAGGGGAGGACGTCAACAGGGAGCAAAGAAAAATCAAAAAAAACTTCCCCATGTTTTTGCATGAGGAAGTGAAAGAAATGCAAGCTTCTGAAATGACTTCGCTTAGGCTTGATACCACTCAAAAATGCGATTCCACTGCTGGCGTTGGAAGGCCACTTGAAGTTTTCGCACCAGCTGGTTGAGTTCTTCAGGTTGAGAAAATTGGTACTCAAGTTTAATTTTACCGTTTTCGAAGTAAGGATCGGTGACCACTTTTGCGTCTTTGGGAAGATCGAGTGCGGTGATAAGCTCAGTAATGCGCTCTTGCTTCTGAGTGAGCTGTGGCAAGCGAATGCCGCGGAGAGCCTGGCGAAGTGACTTCACTTTGTCGGCTGGAGATGCAGTGTTGCTGATAACGACTTCCAACAGTTTGTAGCGGCTTAACACATCTTCTACCGAGAGACCATCGCGTGCTGAAATTTCACGAATGAGAGTGAGCAGCTCATTTAACTTGGCACTGGAAGGGCGGATGGGCTTTAGCACATTCAGCAAAGCTTGCTGTGTGCTTGGCGTAAATTCTCCGATGCGCGCCGCACAGGCAAGTGTGACACCTGTTTCCAGGATATGCTCTTTCATGGGCTCGGTAAGTTCGGTGAGCGAACTCAATTGGTAAAGGGTTTTGTAGCTTGGGACTTCTTTAAGAAGAGGAAGAATGTGATCAACCACTTCGTCTTCGGGAAGCGTGCAAAAAAGTTTCAAGCGCGTAATGGCATTTCCTTTTTCCACCAAGTTCAAACTTCGCGTTGTTCCATTATCGTGTAAGTTCATCAAAAAAGCTTGTGCCGGACTTAAGTCTTGCGCTTCGTAGATGATACATGGAAGTGAAGTGAATCCAAGTTCTTGCGCCACGAGAAAACGTTTGAAGCCTGCGATGATTTGATACGTTCCTTCTTGCGTATGACGAAGGAGAAGTGGCTGAATGATTCCAATATTTTTAATTGAACGCTTGAGTTCTTCCAATTTTGGCTTAAAGGTGATGCGATAGCTGTCGTCTTTTATATTTACGCTTGCGGTGGGAAGTTGTTGGAAAAACATGCAGAACTCCTTTGCTTCGTGAATTTTGTAAACCGTATTGTTAGACGAGTTTACAGCACAAAAGCAAATGTTTTTTGGCGGAAAGTCTTATGATAGCTCAATTTGACATCGACATGATGCAGAAAGCCTTGAAAGAAGCTGATTTGGCAGCCGGGAAAAATGAAGTTCCCATCGGAGCTGTTGCAGTTTTGAACGGCGAGTGCATTGCGACGGCGCATAACTTGAGAGAAAGTTCTCAAGATCCTTTTGCACATGCAGAATGTTTGTTGCTGAAAAAAGTAAGTGAGCGTCTAAACTGTTGGCGCCTCGAAGGTCTGGAAGTGTATGTCACCTGCGAGCCTTGTCCTATGTGCGCTGGCGCGTTGTTGCAAGCGAGAGTGAAACGCTTGGTGTATGGATGCAAAGACCCTAAAGCAGGAGTTTGTGGTTCACTGTATAACTTCTTGGAAGATAAACGTTTTAATCATCAAGTTGAAGTGCTTGGTGGTGTGTTGGAAGAAGAGTGTGCAGAACGCTTAAGTCTCTTTTTTCGTCAGTTGAGGAAGTTGTGCAAGAGGACAATAGAAATTTGGTAGATGAGAGCTTTATGAAGCCAAAGAAAATAAAAACAATTGTGAAGAAAAAGGCAATTTCGTCTAAACGAGATTTCTATGCTCGAATTCGTGAAATTGTTGGACAGGCCAGATCTAATGCCTACCGTTCCGTTAATTTCATCATGGTTGAGGCTTATTGGAATGTAGGTCGATTGATTGTGGAAGAAGAACAAGGTGGCCAAAAACGTGCTGCCTATGGTGAGGCTGTTCTAGCCGAACTTTCCATCCGTTTGAGTGGTGAATTTGGCAAGGGGTTTGACCTGACCAACCTTCGCAAAATGAGACAGTTTTACCTTATGTTTTCAAAACGAGGCGCAGTGCGTCTCGAATTCGCTAAATCCAAAAAACAAGACTCACTGCGTCCCGAATTATCATGGACCCATTATCGGCTATTATTACGGATAGAAGATGAAAAAGCCCGTACATGGTATATGAACGAAGCTGCCGATCAGAATTGGTCATCTCGTCAAATGGAACGTCAGATCAATTCTTTTTATTATCAGCGCTTACTGGCCAGCAAAAACAAAACTACGGTGGTTAAAGAAGCAAAAGAAAAATTGTCGCAGCTTGAGCCGGAACAATTCATACGTGATCCCTATGTTTTGGAATTCCTTAATTTGAAGGATTACCCAGGCCTGCGTGAAAGTAATTTAGAAAAATCTATTATCGATAATCTGCAAAATTTTTTATTGGAACTTGGCAAGGGGTTTTCATTCGTTGCCCGCCAGAAACGGATGAGATTTGAAGAAGATGACTTCTATGCTGATCTGGTTTTTTACAACTACATTCTTAAATGTTTTGTGCTCATTGATTTAAAAATCGGCAAACTAACCCATCAGGATATTGGCCAAATGGATAGCTACGTACGCATGTTCGAAGAAAACTGTCGTGGCGAAAATGATAATCCAACCATTGGGTTGATTCTTTGCTCAAAGAAAAATGAAGCCATAGCGAAATACTCGGTGCTTAAAGACAGCAAGAGAATATTCGCTTCAAAATACAAACTTTATTTACCAACAGAAGAAGAATGGCAAAAAGAGCTCGAACAGGAACGCTCTCTTATCGAGCAGAAAAAGATTTCTTTACAAGGTAAGGATTCGTAAGTGCGCGGTGCGATAGCGATCAAACACGATAAGGCAATGAAGGCACAACTCGCCAGGTTTTTCACTGCCTCGTTATGAACACAAAAGGCTACTTCACCGGAAAGGAAACGATTTTGTTTTCGGTGGGAAGATTGACCAGGATTTCTTTTTTGTTGATGTGGTAGGCCAAGTTTTGAGGTGAGTTGAGATCGAGCTTGAAATCCCGAAGCGTAAAATCACGCTCGAGCACATAGATGCTTCGTAAGCTTGCGCTTGAGAGATACATTTTTCCTTCGCCGTCTATAGTCATGCC contains:
- a CDS encoding aminotransferase, giving the protein MSRYRKNYLLTPGPTMIPPSVHEARAKGVPHHRTPQFMQLIKSVHEELKYLFTTKNEVYSMTASGTGAMEAAVCSLLAPGDLAICIDGGKFGERWVELCKHFGAEAIVVHVERGDAPNPAQLEDALKKYPQAKAVFTHLTETSTGATFDVKAMGAIVAKTDAVFVVDSISGLISEEFRMDEWHVDIAVGASHKGVMLPPGLGFLAVSEKAWKKIDATRNSSYYFDLKRYRKGHNNGEHPFTPAVDLYTQLCESMKMIHEETMEGLWKRHAWLGNATRKAMLSLGLELFAKHPCNVLTAVKAPDGIDGGKLVKTMRDDLGVSIAGGQSEMKGKIFRIAHLGYVDRFDMITAIAGLEMALKRMGYPVELGTGVKVAQDLLIDDPA
- a CDS encoding tRNA-specific adenosine deaminase encodes the protein MIAQFDIDMMQKALKEADLAAGKNEVPIGAVAVLNGECIATAHNLRESSQDPFAHAECLLLKKVSERLNCWRLEGLEVYVTCEPCPMCAGALLQARVKRLVYGCKDPKAGVCGSLYNFLEDKRFNHQVEVLGGVLEEECAERLSLFFRQLRKLCKRTIEIW